GGTGAGGGCCGGGTTGGCGCTAGTGACCGCTAGCTAGCTTCGGGTATCGGGACCGAGAGTGGGCTGGCGGAGGAGGGAGTGAGGAGttggggctgagaggaggggCTAGAGCCCTCGACCGTCGAATAAGGGGACGCGCGGTGGGGCAGAGGCCCACTGGCGAGGGAGCGGCGCAGATGAGAGATGGGGGTGGAGCCCGGCTGACGGGAGACAGACTGCGGTTAAGTCGGGAGGGAGAAGGCAGCACTGACTTGCTAGGGTGTGGGAAAGGATCAGGGAAGGTTGGGAAGGTTGAGGTGCAGTCCAAGGAAGACGGCTCAAGAAAGTGGTGGATCGGCTCAGGCCCCGGCCTAGGCTGTTGGATGGCCGTTGTTGGATGCCGACAGAACAGGTAATCTGTAATTGGAGAGAAGCCCGAGGGTGGAAGGAATTGTGGGACCGCGGTGGCCAAAAGCCAGAATAATATAATCTGAGGCCGTGGGTGGAACCCAGGATCAAGGTTCCTGTCCTGCACGTTGGCAGTTTGGTAAGACAGTTTTGCTTCATTCTTCCTAGTCTGTGCCCGTTTTTCATTTGTCACTTAGTTTCTTGCAGCTGGTAGCCTCTCCGTAAGTTTTTAATAGGTTGACTAAGCTTGTGAAAGGGGCATAGGAATATTGGCACAGAGATAAAATGAGTGCAGATTAATTTATCAAGGAGGAGGTTGAAGCAGCAAAGACTGAGGGCAAATGAAGGTGGGGGGGTGGCAGCGGTGGTGGCGGTGGCAGTGGCAGTTATTCAGAGGAGCCTTCATGCGTAGGTAGATTTTCCAGAGATTGTATCATGGGCAAGAATGGCTAGACTCACCGGCAGGTTTTAGGACAGAGGAAGTCAGAGTATGTATGCTGCAGAGGTGCCCAAAAGATAATAAACCCCAGGCATTAGGTCTGGTGAAAATTGCTCAGTGGGAGAGAATAGAGTGTACCTAATACAGAGAAAAACCAGGCCTGGATTAGCAATGAGAGAAAGGAATCAGTAGGTAGGAGGAATTGAGGTCAGATGAATGGGCTTAAAGGTCTAAGGGTTGACACTGTCTGTAACCCTAATACCAAAGAAAGTAAACAACCCGGCTCTCCCTATGCCAGTGAGATCCCGTGTCACTGGACTGGTGTTGCACACTGTCATCCTGGCCTTTCAGCCTTCCTCTGTATGTGTCATCCTCACACTCATCTGAGTAACCAACCTATTCCTATTGGTGCAGAGGGAGGAGAAGCAGCTTGAGGCATCATTAGATGCACTGCTGAGTCAAGTGGCTGATCTGAAGAATTCACTGGGGAGCTTCATTTACAAGTTGGAGAATGAATATGACCGGCTGACCTGGTAAGGGTTGCTAGGGCAAGCTGGGGAGGGCTCCATGGGTGGGGGTCCAGGCCACCTGCCGGATAGGACATCTCCAGTGACGTAAGCATTTATCAGTTTGCAAACATCTCTTGATTTAGAAAGAGTTGGGTTTCCCAACATTTAACACTGAAGTTGGCTTTGGGCCCCCATGGTAAGGAAGTGGAGAAATGCCCAGTTTCCCAGCCTAGCTTCTCACTAGCTTTTGATTCTCATCCTTTGACTTCTCTGGGAGGAGGTCCTCCCGCAGTGGGTCCTCCCACTACAGTATTCATACTGGATCTCTTGCCATGGATGTTGCTGAGTCTTTTAGGTCCAATCTACTCTGGAAGTGTGGATACTATTTTTAGGCCAGAAAGGAGACTTTCACCCAGTTTCTGAAGTTTTAGTGATAATAGTGTAGCCATGGTTCCTGTTTTGCCATTGTCCTCACCCCCATTCAAATATAGTAGTCCCCACTAATCTTTGGGGAATAAGTTCTAAGACCCTctgtggatgcctgaaactgtgaTAGTATTGAAACCTATActgtatatactatgttttttttctataCTAATGGGGTGGGTAGCGTATACAGCAtggatatgctggacaaaggggTGATTAACGTCCTGGGTGGGACAGAGCAGGATGAAGCAAGATTTCATCACGCTGCTCAGAACAGCGCCCAGTTTAAAACTTATggattgtttttttctggaatttgccatttaatatttttggactgtGGTTGACCACGGGTAGATGAAACCTCGGAAAGTGAAACTGCAGATAAGGGGGGCCTACTATAATGACCTGCCTTTCTTCTCCATCTGTATCAGAAACTGAAAGTGTGTCCCTCTTTCTTAACCCCATAATCCCTGTGAGCCAGGCTAGTTCCTGCCCAGGCCAGCCATAGGGCTATGAGTGTTTTGGGGGTGAGTCTGGGTATTCCTAGTCTGAAGGACCCCTTTGAGGCTCCTTTACCGGGAACATTCTGACATCTTCTTTCCACCACCAGGCCATCTGTCCTGGACAGCTTTGCCTTGCTCTCTGGACAGCTGAACACTCTGAACAAGGTCTTGAAGCATGAAAAGACACCACTGTTCCGTAACCAGGTCATCATCCCTCTGGTGTTGTCCCCAGACCGAGATGAAGATCTCATGgtaagaggaggagaggggtgcAACTTGGGAAATTAAGTTCTTAGATGAGGACTGAGGGTACAGTGGTTGGTTGGCTATTCTAGAAGTTCTGAATGTGCAGTAGTGTGTAGCAGTAAGAAGCGAGGGCTGCATTTTGGAGGCCTTGCTTTTTGTCCTTCTGGAGTTGGGAGAGCCACTCCCAAACTGAATTAATCTGAGGCGTATGTCACCAAGACAAAGACCTTTTTCCTCCAACACCTGTCTTGAGCAGAAAGTATATTCTTTTGtgactttctctatttctttttttgtttttggttttgttgtcattgttgttttttggctgagctgcgcggcatgtaggatcttagttccccgaccagggatccaacccgtgctccctgcagtgaaagcacggagtcttaaccgttggaccaccagggaagtccctgacttttTCGCTTTCGAGAGAGGTTTATCCTTAGGTCTGGTAGAGATAGGGGAGTGAGTAGACAGAACTGAAGGATGGAGTGAGGGGGATAGTGTCTTAGGAAGCCAGATATTGTTAGTCTCAGGTTGTGTTTTCCCTGAAAATGCACTGTTTGCCTGTGGAAGGAACTATGTATATATCAGGCCAGATTGAACCTTCTTGGAGTGCACAGTTGGATCAGTAAAATCTGTGTGTTACAGAGGCAGACTGAAGGACGGGTACCTGTTTTCAGCCATGAGGTGGTCCCTGACCATCTGAGAACCAAGCCTGACCCTGAGGTAGAAGAGCAAGAGAAGCAGCTGACAACGGATGCTGCCCGCATTGGTGCTGATGCAGCTCAGGTTGGACTGAGTCACTgccctgctgcccccacccccagttttatCATGAGAAGCTGGGCATTACCACCTCTGTATGGTAGGGATGCACAGCTGGTTACCCCTCAGTTGCCCCTGGAATAGCCCAAGGAAGAAACTTCCCCGTAATCATTTCTTGCTTGCCCTAATCTCTGCACAAATTTATGTGTGTTGCAGAAGCAGATCCAGAGCTTGAATAAAATGTGCTCAAACCTTCTGGAGAAAATCAGCAAAGAGGAACGAGAAGCAGAGAGTGGAGGTATGGAGGGACTGGTGGcaaaacagaggaggaaagagggatAAGATCAATAGGAAGGGTGGTGTTGGTAGTGGTGAAGTGAGGACGTAAGGATGTGCTGCTTAGGAAAAGGTATGTGTCCATTCTGTTAGCCTTTTGTATTTCTGGCCAGCCCGGGAGCAGGTGGAGGAAATGGGCCAAGGGAGAAGGGAGTATTCTGAGATAGTCCTGGGGGTCCTCTGGCTCTTCCTCTGGGCTGCCAGGGAGCCTAGATTCTGCTGAAGTCAGAACTCCAAGCCCTGGTACCCATACTGGTCTTCCTGCTGCTAGGTTCGGTCCAGGGCCAGAGGCATACCTCGGGGTCCTCACTTACCTTTATCTTCAGGTCTCCGGCCGAACAAGCAGACCTTTAACCCAGCAGACACCAATGCGTTAGTGGCAGCTGTTGCCTTTGGGAAGGGGCTGTCTAATTGGAGGCCTTCAGGCAGCAGTGGTCCTGGCCAGCCGGGCCAGCCAGGAGCTGGGACAATCCTCACAGGAGCCTCAGGATTACAGCAGGTGCAGATGTCAGGAGCTCCAAGTCAGCAGCAGCCAATGCTCAGTGGGGTGCAGATGGCCCAGGCAGGTCAACCAGGTAAGGTGACAGGGATTGGCATGGTGGCAGACCTTGAGCAGGGAAGTGGGAATAAGCTGGGTTATCTGGGGCCCCAGCATCCCCAGAGCTGGAGatattctccttttctcccttggaCTGTGacccagaaaaaaatcttttggagtAAAAGTCTCATTTGAGACTCTTAATAGGCACCAGACAATGAGGAAGAACTTTGACGAGCAGAAACTGCCCTCGCCTCCCACCCCATCTCAGACCTCGGTCTCAACTACCCTTCTGTCCCCTTTAACTCTGGATATTAGGTGTGTTTTCACTGTCTTGTCTTAGGTAGAGAAATGAATGGTCAGAGCTTTATTAGGACCATTGGGTAGGTGTGTTGGGAATGGACAAGCAGGCAAGTTTCCCGGTGCTGCGTGTATTCCTTTCTCTGTATCTTGTCTCTCCTGCTCACTTTTAGTAATCATAAGAACAGCCTGGCAGAGTTCAGATGCAAGCAGATAGAAGAGGTATTTTCTTCCAAGCTGTCTAGGCAAAGGGACAATTAAAATAAGAGAGAACATAGCACTCTTTTATCTGTGACATTAAATGGGGGTCCCACAGATTTAGTTCTCTTTTTCTAGGAGGGGATGAGCGGGAGCCAGGTGTGTGCCAACCCCTCCCACTATTCCTCCTCCTAGACACCTTCAGGGAGAGGGCTGGACAAAGAGCCATAACGCTGAGCCTTGCCGTCCAGGGTCAGATGCCACAGAGATTCTGAGATGATAGCGGAGGTGTAGAAGGGAACCTGAGGGACCACATTTCTGATTTACCATGAACGTCTTACTGTACTTCAGGTGTCTTTCTTCATGTTCCTTTTAGGGAAAATGCCAAGTGGAATAAAAACCAACATCAAGTCGGCTTCCATGCATCCCTACCAGCGGTGAGTGTGGCCGACAACCTCCACTCCCAGGTGCTCTTTGCAGAGTTGGGCAGTGAAACTGCCTTTTGCCCAAAGCTGACCTAGatgggaataataaaaagaatacgGGCTTTCAGCCACAGACAGATCCCATCTCCACTGccgactagctgtgtgaccttgggcaagtgacctaaTTTTTCTGAGCCGGTTTTCTTGTTTATAAATggtgataatacctacctcatagggttgttgtgagacttaaaatgggaaaatgaatgTAAAACACTTGGCACAGTCTATGAAATAATGGGTATTCAATAAATGAGAGTTTCTACAGCCACTTCTCCGCACTGCCCCCTCTTCAGTCCTCGATCCAGAACTTATCCTGATCTGATACTGCTTCATGTCTGTGGTGAGCTGATGGACACAAGATCATGGACTGCTCAGCTCTGAAAGCCTGTGCTTATTTCATGCTGCCAGAAACGGTGACAGCCTCTATGTCTTTAGAGGCCTACTGTCTCCACAGGCCTTCCTGCCCAGATTCCATCCTGGCCATCTCTCCAAGCTGCAGGTGACGAGGCTTCTGGGCTGAGACAGACCGTCCACTTGTGGCTCTGGAGAAGCTCAGGCCTTCTCTACTCTCCATCCTCTGAGGAGCCAATTCAGCTCTTATTTGGGAAATAGTCACAAAGTACCGTGTCCTTTACCCTACCCTTCACACACGAAGGAAGATGTTGAAGGCCCGGTATATGGGGGCTTCTTCAGGAAGTGGCTCTACCAGGCAGGACTATGTGAGAAAGGGTTTTTCTTAGCAGATGAAAAAGTCCCTTGTTTCCCAgactctttttttcctattttagagGGAGAGGGGAATTGCACCTCACACCATCTTTCATCGTGGTTGAGTTATCCTTATACTATGCCTGGTTCCTGGGCTCCAGCCAGGATGGTTTTTCTCCAGTACACTGAGCCTGTGGTTCCAATAAGGGCCAGATGGATGGCAGGAGGTGGCAGCCGCCAGTACTTTTGCCTGCTTTTATAAAGCTGAGAGCAGAATGGGCTTGGGTCTCCAGCTTAAGCTGCCTTGCTTAGCTCTCTGTTGTGAGCTAGGGCAGAGGTTGAGTCAGCAGAAGTGGACCAAAGGGTTTCTCTGAATAAAGTTATTTAAGTTGATGGCCACTGTGTCAGGGTTAATCTGACAGCAGATAAATTGAGAGAGCTACATAGGGATTGGAGACTACATGTCAGAGACTTTCAAGGTTGCTGCAAGGCAAttctaatttgttttctaataaaaagttttcttatCTTTGATTAGCTTTGATCTAAATGTCCTGAGAGGTAATAGGAGGCCCTTCTCACACCTCCCAGCTgccttttttctgttctcttctgtCACACATTAGTACTTTGGCATTTGTTCGGTGCCAGGCAGAATTCTGCCAGGCTGTGGCAGCAAAGGGCTGGAAAAGTGGTTGCAGATGTCACATCCATTCCTGTTCCATCAAGACAAGAAATGGTATTCACACAGCTCACTGATCATAGTACACAAGAGCACGGAAAGTCTGCAATCAGCTCTGAGGCAATGTCAGACCTGCCCCCCACTTCAACAGTGCTCCCTTACTGGTCTATCAGCCCACTCAGATGTTCCTTATCTTCTCTTCCCTTCGCACTGGAAATGTCAGAGGTAACTGTCGCATTGGATAGAGTTCAAGGTGTGCTTCTCTAAAACCCCTGGAGCATCTTTTGGTGACTGCTGTCCTTTATTCTGCCAAAAGATTCCTTCCTATTGAAAGTTTCTTGAAAACTTTTTGGACCTATTGAAACCACCCCAAGTTTCTTTGTTGTCCCAGGCTAATATCGACGTCATTCCCAAAGTACCATCTGAAATGGATTCCTTGTCCTCCCAGAGTGGAAATGTCCTCCTGTGCCAACAGGGACATATGCAGGACCCCACCTACATCTTGTGCCCTTAAACCAACAGTCATTACTCCGCAGGCAGTCATGTCTTTATATTCACTCCGAGCACGTGCTCTCCTTCCCAACCCCTCAACCCCAGATCCTCTGGAGTGCACAAACCTATGTAGCACTGCCAACTTTGGGGCCCATACAGCCCAGTAAATGCCTCAGTGGAGAGTATCTCCCATCCCTAACACACTCATTCCCGAAGGAGGGAATACAGAGTTTCCTTTCAAGAAGAGGACCTGCTCCCTTGCTCAGATTTCAGATTTTCAGAAGATGGCCCTCTTGCTCCACTCTGGTAGTGTTGCTCAGTTTCTGATGGCTCTGTTTGGCCTGGGGCCTGTGTTTTCTCCTACTCCTGGGGCTCCGGGAGAATGAGATTAGGCCATCGTCTCCCAGGTGTGTGTCTGGGATGGAGAAAGAAGCAGCAGCTGTGAAACTTCAGTCTTCTGTAGCACAGAGGTCATCCTGCTGAAGGCGGAAGCTTACTGCATCAGTGTTCGCATGACACCCATTGCTAGGAccactccctctccagctctGCCCTGAGGCTGGGACTCAGTCACTGTTGAATGTCCCTTTTGCTCATTGCCCCAGTCACCCTGTTCTCTTCCCCTCCTGGTGTCTATTGCTGCCCTACCTAGCTAGGTCACCTAACTTCACCTTGCATTTTCTTGGGAAACAGCCAAGGTAGATAGGTTCTAGCTAAGTGCTCCTTCTAACTCCATTATCAGTCCTGGCATTAGGACTGAGCTGCAGCGGGTGTAGCGCCCACCTCCTGTCCTGCTGTTGAAGGGAAGAAGCTGAGCTCTGCAGGAATGCCCCAGTGCAAGGCCGGtccctttcccacccccttcTCACCTCCCCCAGGCAGCTGGGAACAACCTCTCCCTTTGTCTGAGCTTCTTGTACAGAATAATCCTCCTTATGGACAATGTATTCTCTGTGCCCTGTGGACACAGGAGCCGTGTGAGCCGATCCCAGCACCAGGCAGGACGGAGGCGGAATCCTTCCAAATGCCCACCCTAGGTCAACTCTTGATAACTGTTCAGAGAAACTACCAAGGGATGTACATTTTCTTCCATCTGTTCCAGATTTGGGGGGCTAGCCTATTGAAGTTTAGCAATGGGCCAGGAGTAGGGTTGGGGGCTGTGGTCCCTTTCTGGTTCAGTCTGGAGGGTTCACTGTACCAACCTATGGAGGCTCGATGTGGCTCTGGCCCGTCAGCTTTGAACACACAGGGGCTAACACTTGGAAGGGGTTTTCCACCCTGCAGATGGGGCTTTCTAACTGGAACAGAAGGTGAACTCCAATCCACCTGACAGGGCCATAGCATCCATTGCTTCAACATGTGTTTTGTCCCACAGGACaaacttcctcttttcttccctttaacttatctctcttttgttcttgaGCTCCTGTGCATCTCTGAGGCAGGTCCTGGATCTCTGCTGTCATCTCTTGATGAGTTCACATGTTCTCAAGATGTCGCCTACCATTTGGACATGGCAGCTTCCCCAAGTACATTATGGACAAGGCCCCTGACTTCCcgaggcctcagttttctcgccTAGGTGCTCCCAGTGATCCTTCCTAGCTTTAAAGTCTCTGGCAATGATTCTCCAGCCTGTTTATCCCTGGCATTTTTCATATTCCTCATTGCATGACTATGTTAGTATAGGCTAGGTTTTTCCTAGATCAGCCCGCCAATCCCTTGAACCCCTCCAAACTGTTCCTAAAGTTCCCTGTCACCTGCAGCTTAAAATACCCACATCCCTCTAGATCACTTCCCTAAAATTGTTTTTTAGCTTTCACTAGTTCTTTAGTGAAAATTCATCAGAGGTAGTAAGTTACCACAGAGATAAATGCATTGAATGCCAGAAGTCATGTCCCCACTCAGGTAtccccctctctcccctgggCAAGATATATGTACCGGAGAGACTCCCCCATAAAATCAGTAAATTATACTTTTCCATGTCATGATAACCTTCCCTACTAAATCAAATCCAAGGAGCCCTAGGCTGCTTCCCTTCCGGCTTTCCCTCTGCCATTCCACTGCCTTCCCTGGCTCTCATCCGAGTTTCCCTAGTTTATGGTCATTTTGATTCTTCATCTTCTCTGGCCCACACCCCAAAAGTAGagcatcttatttctttttttgtactaatTTCTCTGGGCTGCACCCATTTTCATGGCCCTGGTTAGTATCCCTCCATGTTAGTCCTTCTTGAGCCCACGTCCCCACTCACTGACTCACAGCCATGCTCGTGAAATACAGAGCCTACCATTTTCCTGCACACCTCCCATTCACTCTTTAGCCCCACTTCCACCCTTCCTTGGGAACTGCCCTGTCTCAGATCACTGCTGACCTGATGGCTAAATCCAGACTTTTTTCAGTCCTACATTTCTTATCTCCATGGTGTTTAACAGTGCTGGCCATTAACTTTTCACCTCTTGCTCTTCTCCAGCTCCCACCTCTCTGGCCATTCCTTCTCTGCAGCTTTTGGCCTTTTGTCCCTCTgcctgcttctttttaaaaaaaaaaaaaaaaaaagcatttatttatttatttatttatttattcggttgcgctgggtcttagttgcggcaggcgggctccttagttgtggcatccagactcttagttgtggcatgcatgtgggctctagttccctgaccagggatggaacccaggcccccctgcattgggagcgcagggtcttaaccactgcgtcaccagggaagtccccctctgcCTGCTTCTTGAATGTTGTTATTCTCCAGTACTCTGTCCTTAACCCTCTTTTCTTATTCTACCTGCTCTCTTTGTGACCACCACCTTTATGTACACAACTCAAACAGGTTTTATTTTCAGCCCAGACCTCTTTGCTGACTTGCAGATGCCTATTGGGTATCTCTGCCCATATGATCCACAAGTACCTCAGATTCTAAATGTCCAAATCCAATCATCTTTCCCTTCAAACCTGTTTCTTTTCTAACATCCTAAGTGTGACCTAAGCCAGGTCTATGGAAGCCATCCTAAACACCCCCCCCAACTCAATCAGATACTAAATCCTGTCAATTCTGTCTCCCCAGGATCCTGCCCTGCAGTTTAGGCCCTGGGCCTCTCACCCTAAAAGTATTGTTCAGACGCCCTGTATCCAGTCTTGCCCACTCCGACTCATCTTCCATATGGCTGCCAGATACATCTATCTAAACTGCAGGTCTGATCACATTACTCCCTTGATTAAAATCCTTTTGATAGTTTCCTTCCCATGTTTCTCAAACTGGGGTTCACATACCTGGCAGGTTGGTAGGGGCAGTGTGCCAGGCATACTGAAAGTCACAGGATAAAAATCAtcctagagggacttccctggtagtccagtgggtaagactccatgcttccaatgcagggggcttgggtttgatccctggtcggggagctagatcccacatgcatgccacaactaagagtccacatgccacaactaagaagtctgcatgccgcaatgaagatcccacgtgccgcagctaagacctggagcagcctacataaataaataaataaatatttaaaaaaaaatcatcctagaATGCCCATTTTACTCGAGGGTAAATAATTTAAACAGAATGCAGAATTATCATGCATGCAGTAAGAGAAAATAGAATTCAAAGAATTCCTACTAGTCTGAAGGGCTTCATAATTAGCCATTAGATTCTCTGGggatatttctttcttcttccttttttttttttttttttttttttcacatttacttCAGTGGAAGTTTGAAAAACAGCTTAGATTTCCTGGAAAGGCAAGTAGGATTCTGTGT
This sequence is a window from Physeter macrocephalus isolate SW-GA chromosome 3, ASM283717v5, whole genome shotgun sequence. Protein-coding genes within it:
- the MED8 gene encoding mediator of RNA polymerase II transcription subunit 8 isoform X2 yields the protein MQREEKQLEASLDALLSQVADLKNSLGSFIYKLENEYDRLTWPSVLDSFALLSGQLNTLNKVLKHEKTPLFRNQVIIPLVLSPDRDEDLMRQTEGRVPVFSHEVVPDHLRTKPDPEVEEQEKQLTTDAARIGADAAQKQIQSLNKMCSNLLEKISKEEREAESGGLRPNKQTFNPADTNALVAAVAFGKGLSNWRPSGSSGPGQPGQPGAGTILTGASGLQQVQMSGAPSQQQPMLSGVQMAQAGQPGKMPSGIKTNIKSASMHPYQRSRVTPLRSFPTTQSVYNPVPLTRSDCSLLKTLQFLLCFQKKPNCSIWPSRPATFSHSWLHFPFFPFTTLKASVASGSLTVAAPGYLYSPTSSPHNPLGNS
- the MED8 gene encoding mediator of RNA polymerase II transcription subunit 8 isoform X7, yielding MPTEQREEKQLEASLDALLSQVADLKNSLGSFIYKLENEYDRLTWPSVLDSFALLSGQLNTLNKVLKHEKTPLFRNQVIIPLVLSPDRDEDLMRQTEGRVPVFSHEVVPDHLRTKPDPEVEEQEKQLTTDAARIGADAAQKQIQSLNKMCSNLLEKISKEEREAESGGLRPNKQTFNPADTNALVAAVAFGKGLSNWRPSGSSGPGQPGQPGAGTILTGASGLQQVQMSGAPSQQQPMLSGVQMAQAGQPGKMPSGIKTNIKSASMHPYQRSRVTPLRSFPTTQSVYNPVPLTRWAL
- the MED8 gene encoding mediator of RNA polymerase II transcription subunit 8 isoform X1; amino-acid sequence: MPTEQREEKQLEASLDALLSQVADLKNSLGSFIYKLENEYDRLTWPSVLDSFALLSGQLNTLNKVLKHEKTPLFRNQVIIPLVLSPDRDEDLMRQTEGRVPVFSHEVVPDHLRTKPDPEVEEQEKQLTTDAARIGADAAQKQIQSLNKMCSNLLEKISKEEREAESGGLRPNKQTFNPADTNALVAAVAFGKGLSNWRPSGSSGPGQPGQPGAGTILTGASGLQQVQMSGAPSQQQPMLSGVQMAQAGQPGKMPSGIKTNIKSASMHPYQRSRVTPLRSFPTTQSVYNPVPLTRSDCSLLKTLQFLLCFQKKPNCSIWPSRPATFSHSWLHFPFFPFTTLKASVASGSLTVAAPGYLYSPTSSPHNPLGNS
- the MED8 gene encoding mediator of RNA polymerase II transcription subunit 8 isoform X3: MPTEQREEKQLEASLDALLSQVADLKNSLGSFIYKLENEYDRLTWPSVLDSFALLSGQLNTLNKVLKHEKTPLFRNQVIIPLVLSPDRDEDLMRQTEGRVPVFSHEVVPDHLRTKPDPEVEEQEKQLTTDAARIGADAAQKQIQSLNKMCSNLLEKISKEEREAESGGLRPNKQTFNPADTNALVAAVAFGKGLSNWRPSGSSGPGQPGQPGAGTILTGASGLQQVQMSGAPSQQQPMLSGVQMAQAGQPGKMPSGIKTNIKSASMHPYQRSRVTPLRSFPTTQSVYNPVPLTRSSAEHFTWVISFNLHNNPMRQYPRPGGPATKEAALILLVDKPPEGPE
- the MED8 gene encoding mediator of RNA polymerase II transcription subunit 8 isoform X6, with amino-acid sequence MPTEQREEKQLEASLDALLSQVADLKNSLGSFIYKLENEYDRLTWPSVLDSFALLSGQLNTLNKVLKHEKTPLFRNQVIIPLVLSPDRDEDLMRQTEGRVPVFSHEVVPDHLRTKPDPEVEEQEKQLTTDAARIGADAAQKQIQSLNKMCSNLLEKISKEEREAESGGLRPNKQTFNPADTNALVAAVAFGKGLSNWRPSGSSGPGQPGQPGAGTILTGASGLQQVQMSGAPSQQQPMLSGVQMAQAGQPGKMPSGIKTNIKSASMHPYQRSRVTPLRSFPTTQSVYNPVPLTRKKQC
- the MED8 gene encoding mediator of RNA polymerase II transcription subunit 8 isoform X8; translated protein: MPTEQREEKQLEASLDALLSQVADLKNSLGSFIYKLENEYDRLTWPSVLDSFALLSGQLNTLNKVLKHEKTPLFRNQVIIPLVLSPDRDEDLMRQTEGRVPVFSHEVVPDHLRTKPDPEVEEQEKQLTTDAARIGADAAQKQIQSLNKMCSNLLEKISKEEREAESGGLRPNKQTFNPADTNALVAAVAFGKGLSNWRPSGSSGPGQPGQPGAGTILTGASGLQQVQMSGAPSQQQPMLSGVQMAQAGQPGKMPSGIKTNIKSASMHPYQR
- the MED8 gene encoding mediator of RNA polymerase II transcription subunit 8 isoform X4 encodes the protein MPTEQREEKQLEASLDALLSQVADLKNSLGSFIYKLENEYDRLTWPSVLDSFALLSGQLNTLNKVLKHEKTPLFRNQVIIPLVLSPDRDEDLMRQTEGRVPVFSHEVVPDHLRTKPDPEVEEQEKQLTTDAARIGADAAQKQIQSLNKMCSNLLEKISKEEREAESGGLRPNKQTFNPADTNALVAAVAFGKGLSNWRPSGSSGPGQPGQPGAGTILTGASGLQQVQMSGAPSQQQPMLSGVQMAQAGQPGKMPSGIKTNIKSASMHPYQRILPCSLGPGPLTLKVLFRRPVSSLAHSDSSSIWLPDTSI
- the MED8 gene encoding mediator of RNA polymerase II transcription subunit 8 isoform X5, with protein sequence MPTEQREEKQLEASLDALLSQVADLKNSLGSFIYKLENEYDRLTWPSVLDSFALLSGQLNTLNKVLKHEKTPLFRNQVIIPLVLSPDRDEDLMRQTEGRVPVFSHEVVPDHLRTKPDPEVEEQEKQLTTDAARIGADAAQKQIQSLNKMCSNLLEKISKEEREAESGGLRPNKQTFNPADTNALVAAVAFGKGLSNWRPSGSSGPGQPGQPGAGTILTGASGLQQVQMSGAPSQQQPMLSGVQMAQAGQPGKMPSGIKTNIKSASMHPYQRSRVTPLRSFPTTQSVYNPVPLTSIPGRVDRPRKKLR